DNA sequence from the Dreissena polymorpha isolate Duluth1 chromosome 3, UMN_Dpol_1.0, whole genome shotgun sequence genome:
TGCAACATGATAGCTTACGATAATTAGAAGATTCTTATCTGGCGAGGCTATTGAATTCTTTAAGATCGTTCTTCGCGTATTGATAAAAGATTTAATGGAAAAACCACAATCCTATTAAGAAGTCAATACGCTTTTGATGTCATCGCTCgtgtttcgtgttttgttttcagTAAAACAGTCTCGATTGTAAGTAGGACAGCTATGCAGGGGAAAATGTCGGATACAAATATTCGTTATTTTGTTGCGATATCGGAGAACAAACGGAAACAAAATGAATTACGACATCAGGAATCTAAAATCGATGACTTGAAGAAAAAGATGCTTTCTAAATACTGGAAAGATAAATTCAGCGTGTTTGACGAAATGATTCGCTTGAACGTTAAAACACCGTCGTACAGTGAAGAGCGCGTTAATGCATACGTGACGAATGACGGTAAAATGACGCGATCTGACAAATCGATGACGCTTGGTGCAATGGCGATAGACTCGAAACTCCTAAGTAACAGACCGGTGACGCTGCAGAAGAATTTAAAGCCGGGAACAAGGATAGAGCCGATTATCAGTATAGAAGGAAGCGATGCAGTGTGCTACCCTAATAAGGAGGCCAAACGCGGACGTAAGGTTCTACTCAATCAACGTGTTTTACGTCGGATAGAGCAGTGCAAAGCGCTGGAAGAGAGTATAGCATCTGCAAGATGTAAAAGTGCCAGAAGAGACGTAAGTGACGTTATGTACAGGCGAAACGGGTCGCAGGTTAGACGTCCGAAAACGGCACCCGCTTTGAAACCGAAGTCGGATAGTGATGTCTCAAATGATGAACAACCGTCTTCACAGGACGCTAAGGACGTTAACGCTAATGTTTCAACGCGAAGACCTTCAACGTCAGTGAGTTCATATCGACGTGAGGGACTCATTACATCAATTCAACGACGTCCATCTACGTCGTTATCATGAAAAAGCTAAATTGAGATTGGGTTTAAATATAAAGGTCTAATTTCTAATGAAAAATGGAGCTGTTTTTGTACTGGAAATGTATATTTGTGAGTATGTAACTTTGTGAGTGCTTAAttatattcttaaataaaatCATACAATCATTGTCGACATTGTTAattgatttcttaaaaaaaattgtatctcctaattataataataataataataacaataataataataataataataataataataataataataataataataataataataacactaataataataataatagtaatgataataataataataatacttataataataataatatttttttgtttttataagtattataatgataattattttttatcattattattagtgtattagaaatagtaaaataattagtgtcagtggtagtagtattagttgtagtaaaagtagaagtactgttgtagtactagtagtagcagcagtagtagtagtagtagtagtagtaaaagtagaagtagaagtggtagtaatagtagtagtagttgtagtagtagtattggtagcagtagcagcagcaatagcagtagcagcagcaatagcagtagcagcaatagaagtagtagtagtagcggcggcagcagaagaagcagtagcagcagtaatagtagtagtagtagtagtagtagtagtagtagtagtagaagtaatagtaatagtaatagtcgtagtagtagtagtagtagtagtagtagtagtagtagtagtagtagtagtagtaatagtaatagtagtagtagtagtagtagtagtagtagtagtagtagtaatagtagtagtagtagtaatagtaatagtagtagtagttgtagtagtagtagtagtagtagtagtagtagtagtagtagtagtagtaatagtaatagtagtagtagtagtagtagtagtagtagtagtagtagtagtagtagtggtagtagtagtagtagtagtagtagtagaagtaaaagtagtagtagtaatagtagtagtagtagtagtagtagtagtagtagtagtagtagtagtagtagtagtagtagtagtagtattagtagtagtattagttgtagtaaaagtagaagtactgttgtagtactagaagtagcagcagtagtagtagtagtagtagtagtcgtaattgtagaagtagtagtggtagtaatagtagtagtagttgtagtagtagtattggtagcagtagcagcagcaatagcagtagcagcagcaatagcagtagcagcaatagaagtagtagtagtagcggtggcagcagaagaagcagtagcagcagttatagtagtagtagtattagtagtagtagttgtagtagtagtagtagtagtagaagtaatagtaatagtagtagtagtagaagtagttgtagtagtagtagtagtaatagtaaaagtaatagtagtagtagtagtagtagtagtagtagtagtagtagtaatagtagtagtagtagtaagtaatagtaatagtagtagtagtagtagtagtagtagtagtagtagtagtagtaatagtaatagtaatagtagtagtagtagtagtagtagtagtagtagtagtagtagtagtagtagtagtaatagtggtagtagtagtagtagtagtaatggtaatagtagtagtagtagtagttgtagtagtagtagtagtagtagtagtagtagtagtaatcgtagtagtagtagtagtagtagtagtagtagtagtagtaagtaatagtagtagtagaagtagtcgtaagtagtagtagtagtagtagtagtagtagtagtagtagtagtagtaatagtagtagtagtagtagttagtagtagtagtagtagtagtagtaagtattaGTAGTGTAGTAagtcgtagtagttagtagtagtagtagtagtagtagtagtagttagtagtagtagtcaagtagtagctagtagtagctagtagtagtagtagtagtagttagtagtagtagtagtagtagtagtagtagtagtagtagtagtagtagtagtagtagtagtagtagtagtggtagtagcagtagtggtagtagtagcagtagtagtagtagtagaagtagtagtagtagttgtagaagcagcagcaacagcagaagcagtaaaaatagtagaagtagtagtagtagtagtagtagtggtagaagtagtagaagtagtagtagtagtagtagtagtagtagtagtagtagtagtagtagtagaagtagtagtagtagtagaagtagtagtagtagtagttctactactagtagtagtagttgttgttgttgtagtagtagtagtagaatcaACAATAACAGGAAGCagtactgttattgttgttgtatttataatGAACCAATATAATTCTTTATTCGTTGATAACGTATTGCAAAATCcgaagtttcttaaaagatattATCTTACTGTATTtaccttaaaaaaaacaaatgttatcTTTAAGCGCATAACATGCACAGTTTGAACGGCttttcatttttatacgcccgtataaaatacgggacgtattatgtgaaaccccttggcgggcgggcgggcggcgggcgggcggcgggcgggcggcgggcggcgggcggaaggcatcactttgtccggactctaattcaaattgtattcatccgatcttcaccaaacttggtcagcagttgcatctagttgatatctaggccaagttcgaatatgggtcatgccgggtcaaaactaggtcatagggtcaataagtgcattttcaaaggggccactttgtccggactctatttcaaattgtattcatccgatcttcaccaaacttggtcagcagttgcatctagttgatatataggccaagttcgaatatgggtcatgccgggtcaaaaactaggtcatagggtcaattagtgcattttcaacggcgccactttgtccggactctaattcaaattgtattcatccgatcttcaccaaacttggtcagtagttgcatctagttgatatctaggtcaagtccgaatatgggtcatgctgggtcaaaaactaggtcaaagggtcaattagtgcattttactttgtccggactctaattcaaattgtataaatcttatcttcaccaaacttggtcagtagttgcatctagttgatatctaggccaagttcgaatatgggtcatgccaggtaaaaaactaggtcatagggtcaattagtccattgtcaacagcgccactttgtccggactcttattcaaattgtattcatccgatctttaccaaacttggtcagtagttgcatctagttgatatctaggtcaagttcgaatatgggtcatgtcgggtcaagaactaggtcatagggtcaattagtgcattttcaacggcgccactttgtccggactctaattcaaattgtattcatccgaaacttttaaacaactttttaccctgcgtcaaagtggtatgggggtataagtcacattcagtgacaaagctctagttcaagttgaattcaccaaacttggtcagaggtagtatatagattatatatcagtcaggtctgattggagacatg
Encoded proteins:
- the LOC127872831 gene encoding uncharacterized protein LOC127872831 isoform X1, which gives rise to MNFLIARIKQIITIRRSSKTVSIVSRTAMQGKMSDTNIRYFVAISENKRKQNELRHQESKIDDLKKKMLSKYWKDKFSVFDEMIRLNVKTPSYSEERVNAYVTNDGKMTRSDKSMTLGAMAIDSKLLSNRPVTLQKNLKPGTRIEPIISIEGSDAVCYPNKEAKRGRKVLLNQRVLRRIEQCKALEESIASARCKSARRDVSDVMYRRNGSQVRRPKTAPALKPKSDSDVSNDEQPSSQDAKDVNANVSTRRPSTSVSSYRREGLITSIQRRPSTSLS
- the LOC127872831 gene encoding uncharacterized protein LOC127872831 isoform X2, with protein sequence MQGKMSDTNIRYFVAISENKRKQNELRHQESKIDDLKKKMLSKYWKDKFSVFDEMIRLNVKTPSYSEERVNAYVTNDGKMTRSDKSMTLGAMAIDSKLLSNRPVTLQKNLKPGTRIEPIISIEGSDAVCYPNKEAKRGRKVLLNQRVLRRIEQCKALEESIASARCKSARRDVSDVMYRRNGSQVRRPKTAPALKPKSDSDVSNDEQPSSQDAKDVNANVSTRRPSTSVSSYRREGLITSIQRRPSTSLS